The following coding sequences lie in one Microtus ochrogaster isolate Prairie Vole_2 chromosome 6, MicOch1.0, whole genome shotgun sequence genomic window:
- the Rab29 gene encoding ras-related protein Rab-7L1 isoform X2, translated as MVRLQLWDIAGQERFTSMTRLYYRDASACVIMFDVTNATTFSNSQRWKQDLDSKLTLPSGEPVPCLLLANKSDLSPWAVSRDQIDRFSKENGFTGWTETSVKENRNINEAMRVLVEKMMNNSREDVMSLSTQGNYINLQTKPSSGWTCC; from the exons ATGGTGCGGCTTCAACTTTGGGATATTGCAG ggCAGGAGCGGTTCACCTCAATGACGCGACTATACTATCGAGATGCTTCTGCCTGTGTTATTATGTTTGATGTCACCAATGCCACTACTTTCAGCAACAGCCAAAGATGGAAACAGGATCTGGACAGCAAGCTTACATTGCCCAGTGGAGAGCCGGTGCCCTGCCTGCTCTTGGCCAACAAG AGTGATCTGTCTCCTTGGGCAGTGAGCCGGGACCAGATTGACCGGTTCAGTAAAGAGAACGGTTTCACAGGTTGGACAGAAACGTCAGTCAAGGAGAACAGAAATATTAATGAAGCCATGAG agttcTCGTTGAAAAGATGATGAACAATTCCAGAGAAGATGTAATGTCTTTGTCCACCCAGGGGAACTACATCAATCTCCAAACCAAGCCCTCCTCTGGCTGGACCTGCTGCTAG
- the Rab29 gene encoding ras-related protein Rab-7L1 isoform X1 encodes MGSRDHLFKVLVVGDAAVGKTSLVQRYSQDSFSKHYKSTVGVDFALKVLQWSDSEMVRLQLWDIAGQERFTSMTRLYYRDASACVIMFDVTNATTFSNSQRWKQDLDSKLTLPSGEPVPCLLLANKSDLSPWAVSRDQIDRFSKENGFTGWTETSVKENRNINEAMRVLVEKMMNNSREDVMSLSTQGNYINLQTKPSSGWTCC; translated from the exons ATGGGCAGCCGAGATCACTTGTTCAAAGTGCTAGTGGTGGGGGACGCCGCCGTGGGCAAGACGTCACTGGTCCAGCGCTACTCCCAGGACAGCTTCAGCAAGCACTACAAGTCCACCGTGGGAG TGGATTTTGCGCTGAAGGTTCTCCAGTGGTCTGACTCAGAGATGGTGCGGCTTCAACTTTGGGATATTGCAG ggCAGGAGCGGTTCACCTCAATGACGCGACTATACTATCGAGATGCTTCTGCCTGTGTTATTATGTTTGATGTCACCAATGCCACTACTTTCAGCAACAGCCAAAGATGGAAACAGGATCTGGACAGCAAGCTTACATTGCCCAGTGGAGAGCCGGTGCCCTGCCTGCTCTTGGCCAACAAG AGTGATCTGTCTCCTTGGGCAGTGAGCCGGGACCAGATTGACCGGTTCAGTAAAGAGAACGGTTTCACAGGTTGGACAGAAACGTCAGTCAAGGAGAACAGAAATATTAATGAAGCCATGAG agttcTCGTTGAAAAGATGATGAACAATTCCAGAGAAGATGTAATGTCTTTGTCCACCCAGGGGAACTACATCAATCTCCAAACCAAGCCCTCCTCTGGCTGGACCTGCTGCTAG